A stretch of the Aphis gossypii isolate Hap1 chromosome 2, ASM2018417v2, whole genome shotgun sequence genome encodes the following:
- the LOC114132687 gene encoding uncharacterized protein DDB_G0290685-like isoform X9 translates to MSERAVFLILTISLSVAYGLDLFRVDGFYRNLEKRDNLIMSPDRIATNLIRQKNLMKRDMIEDITKKSTKPMNFEDQGFKSKSVSPLVKRDMMEDITKKTTKPMDFEYQGFNPKSESLLVKRDMIGDINKKTTKPMDFEDQGFNPKSVSPLVKRCNYGKINDCYESNTNVETREVEKKEEHNYSCYSSASETDESVKKDSGKECKCFDSKTNEENCEEKKKEKKKSSSCSSFSETDKKDKKDSEKKCKCSDSKSKGENRDDEKCKCSDSKTNVKTRDVEKKEKKKSSSSSSSNETDKKDKKDSNKKCKCSDSKTKGENRDDKDKKCKCFDSKTNEESSEEKKKEKKKSSSNSSSSKTDKKDKKDSDKKCKCSDSKTKGENRDDEDKKCKCSDSKTKGEDRDDKDKKCKCSDSKTKGENRDDEDKKCKCSDSKTKGEDRDDKDKKCKCFDSKTNEESSEEKKKEKKKSSSNSSSSKTDKKDKKDSDKKCKCSDSKTKGENRDDEDKKCKCFDSKTNGENSEEKKKEKKKSSSNSSSSETDKKDKKDSDKKCKCSDSKTKAENRDDEKCKCSDSKTNVKTREVEKKEKKKSSSSSSSNETDKKNKKDSNKKCKCSDSKTKGENRDDKDKKCKCFDSKTNEESSEEKKKEKKKSSSNSSSSENDKKDKKDSNKKCKCSDSKTKGENRDNEGKQCTCFDSKTNEESREEKKKEKKKSSSGSSCTETDKKDKKDLDKKYNCSDSKTKGETCDVKKTEKNKSSSSSSFSETDKMNKKDSGKKQKCSDSKTNDKTRDGECNSSNSINENGEMKSGSRSYSNLQTDLENSEIMNHQQINYSESEIGEQDNETMLNEIDESSSSLSHCGSGKNELNKSSNQYSAYESEVNNEIRQTTNKENNKSSSSVTCYGSGNEGIKKSNNQRYDYSESDIKEQDNETMFNRDVNSSSKSTRYGCGTNEINQSGLKRISSESEVDEELSGSMGMMKQESISSTSSSGYNQRNIMNSNSARGESRNTVVNDQSTSSALYNQGGENAMGNAEIKQLKYSSSSTSVSGGKKQMNQVTQKLESNQFEHNLNYNEYGNQEEEEEEINHSGCSNQ, encoded by the exons ATGAGTGAACGTGcggtttttttgattttaactatCAGTTTAagc GTGGCTTATGGATTAGATTTGTTTAGAGTTGAtggtttttatagaaatttagaGAAAAGGGATAATCTAATAATGTCACCTGATCGTATAGCGACAAACCTTATTAGACAGAAAAATTTGATGAAACGAGATATGATAGAAGATATTACCAAAAAATCTACAAAACCCATGAATTTTGAAGATCAAGGTTTCAAATCAAAATCCGTATCACCATTAGTTAAACGAGATATGATGGAAGATATTACCAAAAAAACTACGAAACCCATGGATTTTGAATATCAAGGTTTCAATCCAAAATCCGAATCATTATTAGTTAAACGAGATATGATAGGagatattaacaaaaaaactacGAAACCCATGGATTTTGAAGATCAAGGTTTCAATCCAAAATCTGTATCACCATTAGTTAAACGATGTAATTAT GGTAAGATAAATGATTGTTATGAATCAAATACAAATGTAGAAACCCGAGAAGTTgag AAAAAAGAAGAACATAATTATTCATGTTACTCATCAGCCAGTGAAACTGATGAAAGTGTTAAGAAAGATTcg GGTAAGGAATGTAAATGCTttgattcaaaaacaaatgaagAAAATTGTGAAGAAaag aaaaaagaaaaaaagaaatcttCATCTTGCTCATCATTCAGTGAAACTGATAAAAAGGATAAGAAAGATTCG gaGAAGAAATGTAAATGCTCTGATTCAAAATCAAAAGGAGAAAACCGTGATGAtgag AAATGTAAATGCTCTGATTCAAAAACGAATGTTAAAACTCGTGATGTTgag aaaaaagaaaaaaagaaatcttCATCTAGCTCTTCATCAAACGAAACTGATAAAAAGGATAAGAAAGATTCG aataagaaatgtaaatgctctgattcaaaaacaaaaggaGAAAACCGTGATGataag gataagaaatgtaaatgttttgattCGAAAACAAATGAAGAAAGCAGTGAAgaaaag aaaaaagaaaaaaagaaatcttCATCTAATTCATCATCCagtaaaactgataaaaagGATAAGAAAGATTCG gataagaaatgtaaatgcTCCGATTCAAAAACTAAAGGAGAAAACCGTGATGAtgag GACAAGAAATGTAAATGCTctgattcaaaaacaaaaggaGAAGACCGTGATGataag gataagaaatgtaaatgcTCCGATTCAAAAACTAAAGGAGAAAACCGTGATGAtgag GACAAGAAATGTAAATGCTctgattcaaaaacaaaaggaGAAGACCGTGATGataag gataagaaatgtaaatgttttgattCGAAAACAAATGAAGAAAGCAGTGAAgaaaag aaaaaagaaaaaaagaaatcttCATCTAATTCATCATCCagtaaaactgataaaaagGATAAGAAAGATTCG gataagaaatgtaaatgcTCCGATTCAAAAACTAAAGGAGAAAACCGTGATGAtgag GACAAGAAatgtaaatgttttgattCGAAAACAAATGGAGAAAACAGCGAAgaaaag aaaaaagaaaaaaagaaatcttCATCTAACTCATCATCTAGTGAGACTGATAAAAAGGATAAGAAAGATTCG gataagaaatgtaaatgctccgattcaaaaacaaaagcaGAAAACCGTGATGAtgag AAATGTAAATGCTctgattcaaaaacaaatgttaaaaCTCGTGAAGTTGAg aaaaaagaaaaaaagaaatcttCATCTAGCTCTTCATCAAATGAAACTGATAAAAAGAATAAGAAAGATTCG aataagaaatgtaaatgctctgattcaaaaacaaaaggaGAAAACCGTGATGataag gataagaaatgtaaatgttttgattCGAAAACAAATGAAGAAAGCAGTGAAgaaaag aaaaaagaaaaaaagaaatcttCATCGAACTCATCATCTagtgaaaatgataaaaaggATAAGAAAGATTCG aataagaaatgtaaatgcTCCGATTCAAAAACTAAAGGAGAAAACCGTGATAAtgag ggCAAGCAATGTACATGCTTTGATTCGAAAACAAATGAAGAAAGCCGTGAAgaaaag aaaaaagaaaaaaagaaatcttCATCTGGCTCATCTTGCACTGAAACTGATAAAAAGGATAAGAAAGATTTG gataagaaatataattgctctgattcaaaaacaaaaggaGAAACCTGCGATGTTAAG aaaacagaaaaaaataaatcttcatCTAGCTCATCATTTAGTGAAACTGATAAAATGAATAAGAAAGATTCG ggTAAGAAACAAAAATGCTCTGATTCAAAAACAAACGATAAAACCCGGGATGGTGAg TGCAATAGTTCTAATTCAATTAATGAAAATGGTGAAAtgaag agtGGTAGCCGAAGTTACTCCAATTTGCAAACTGACTTAGAAAACAGTGAAAttatg aaccatcaacaaattaattattctgagTCAGAGATCGGTGAACAAGACAATGAAACGATG ttAAATGAAATAGACGAATCTTCATCTTCATTATCACATTGTGGAAGtggtaaaaatgaattaaacaaaTCG agTAACCAATATAGTGCGTATGAATCGGAAGTAAACAATGAAATTAGGCAAACGAcg aataaagaaaataacaaaTCGTCATCTTCAGTAACGTGTTATGGAAGTGGTAACGAGGGAATAAAAAAATcg aacAATCAACGTTATGATTATTCTGAGTCAGATATTAAAGAACAAGATAATGAAACGAtg tTTAATAGAGACGTGAATTCTTCATCTAAATCAACTCGTTATGGATGTGGTACAAATGAAATTAACCAATcg ggGTTAAAACGTATTAGTTCTGAATCAGAAGTAGATGAAGAATTGTCAGGATCAATGGGAATG ATGAAACAAGAAAGTATATCATCGACTTCATCATCA GGTTATAATCAACGTAACATCATGAACTCAAATTCTGCACGTGGAGAATCAAGAAACACTGTG gtaaatgatCAATCTACGTCGTCTGCATTGTACAACCAAGGAGGTGAAAATGCAATGGGAAATGcg
- the LOC114132687 gene encoding dentin sialophosphoprotein-like isoform X19, whose protein sequence is MSERAVFLILTISLSVAYGLDLFRVDGFYRNLEKRDNLIMSPDRIATNLIRQKNLMKRDMIEDITKKSTKPMNFEDQGFKSKSVSPLVKRDMMEDITKKTTKPMDFEYQGFNPKSESLLVKRDMIGDINKKTTKPMDFEDQGFNPKSVSPLVKRCNYGKINDCYESNTNVETREVEKKEEHNYSCYSSASETDESVKKDSGKECKCFDSKTNEENCEEKKKEKKKSSSCSSFSETDKKDKKDSEKKCKCSDSKSKGENRDDEKCKCSDSKTNVKTRDVEKKEKKKSSSSSSSNETDKKDKKDSNKKCKCSDSKTKGENRDDKDKKCKCFDSKTNEESSEEKKKEKKKSSSNSSSSKTDKKDKKDSDKKCKCSDSKTKGENRDDEDKKCKCSDSKTKGEDRDDKDKKCKCSDSKTKGEDRDDKDKKCKCFDSKTNEESSEEKKKEKKKSSSNSSSSKTDKKDKKDSDKKCKCSDSKTKGENRDDEDKKCKCFDSKTNGENSEEKKKEKKKSSSNSSSSETDKKDKKDSDKKCKCSDSKTKAENRDDEKCKCSDSKTNVKTREVEKKEKKKSSSSSSSNETDKKNKKDSNKKCKCSDSKTKGENRDDKDKKCKCFDSKTNEESSEEKKKEKKKSSSNSSSSENDKKDKKDSNKKCKCSDSKTKGENRDNEGKQCTCFDSKTNEESREEKKKEKKKSSSGSSCTETDKKDKKDLDKKYNCSDSKTKGETCDVKKTEKNKSSSSSSFSETDKMNKKDSGKKQKCSDSKTNDKTRDGECNSSNSINENGEMKSGSRSYSNLQTDLENSEIMNHQQINYSESEIGEQDNETMLNEIDESSSSLSHCGSGKNELNKSSNQYSAYESEVNNEIRQTTNKENNKSSSSVTCYGSGNEGIKKSNNQRYDYSESDIKEQDNETMFNRDVNSSSKSTRYGCGTNEINQSGLKRISSESEVDEELSGSMGMMKQESISSTSSSGYNQRNIMNSNSARGESRNTVVNDQSTSSALYNQGGENAMGNAEIKQLKYSSSSTSVSGGKKQMNQVTQKLESNQFEHNLNYNEYGNQEEEEEEINHSGCSNQ, encoded by the exons ATGAGTGAACGTGcggtttttttgattttaactatCAGTTTAagc GTGGCTTATGGATTAGATTTGTTTAGAGTTGAtggtttttatagaaatttagaGAAAAGGGATAATCTAATAATGTCACCTGATCGTATAGCGACAAACCTTATTAGACAGAAAAATTTGATGAAACGAGATATGATAGAAGATATTACCAAAAAATCTACAAAACCCATGAATTTTGAAGATCAAGGTTTCAAATCAAAATCCGTATCACCATTAGTTAAACGAGATATGATGGAAGATATTACCAAAAAAACTACGAAACCCATGGATTTTGAATATCAAGGTTTCAATCCAAAATCCGAATCATTATTAGTTAAACGAGATATGATAGGagatattaacaaaaaaactacGAAACCCATGGATTTTGAAGATCAAGGTTTCAATCCAAAATCTGTATCACCATTAGTTAAACGATGTAATTAT GGTAAGATAAATGATTGTTATGAATCAAATACAAATGTAGAAACCCGAGAAGTTgag AAAAAAGAAGAACATAATTATTCATGTTACTCATCAGCCAGTGAAACTGATGAAAGTGTTAAGAAAGATTcg GGTAAGGAATGTAAATGCTttgattcaaaaacaaatgaagAAAATTGTGAAGAAaag aaaaaagaaaaaaagaaatcttCATCTTGCTCATCATTCAGTGAAACTGATAAAAAGGATAAGAAAGATTCG gaGAAGAAATGTAAATGCTCTGATTCAAAATCAAAAGGAGAAAACCGTGATGAtgag AAATGTAAATGCTCTGATTCAAAAACGAATGTTAAAACTCGTGATGTTgag aaaaaagaaaaaaagaaatcttCATCTAGCTCTTCATCAAACGAAACTGATAAAAAGGATAAGAAAGATTCG aataagaaatgtaaatgctctgattcaaaaacaaaaggaGAAAACCGTGATGataag gataagaaatgtaaatgttttgattCGAAAACAAATGAAGAAAGCAGTGAAgaaaag aaaaaagaaaaaaagaaatcttCATCTAATTCATCATCCagtaaaactgataaaaagGATAAGAAAGATTCG gataagaaatgtaaatgcTCCGATTCAAAAACTAAAGGAGAAAACCGTGATGAtgag GACAAGAAATGTAAATGCTctgattcaaaaacaaaaggaGAAGACCGTGATGataag GACAAGAAATGTAAATGCTctgattcaaaaacaaaaggaGAAGACCGTGATGataag gataagaaatgtaaatgttttgattCGAAAACAAATGAAGAAAGCAGTGAAgaaaag aaaaaagaaaaaaagaaatcttCATCTAATTCATCATCCagtaaaactgataaaaagGATAAGAAAGATTCG gataagaaatgtaaatgcTCCGATTCAAAAACTAAAGGAGAAAACCGTGATGAtgag GACAAGAAatgtaaatgttttgattCGAAAACAAATGGAGAAAACAGCGAAgaaaag aaaaaagaaaaaaagaaatcttCATCTAACTCATCATCTAGTGAGACTGATAAAAAGGATAAGAAAGATTCG gataagaaatgtaaatgctccgattcaaaaacaaaagcaGAAAACCGTGATGAtgag AAATGTAAATGCTctgattcaaaaacaaatgttaaaaCTCGTGAAGTTGAg aaaaaagaaaaaaagaaatcttCATCTAGCTCTTCATCAAATGAAACTGATAAAAAGAATAAGAAAGATTCG aataagaaatgtaaatgctctgattcaaaaacaaaaggaGAAAACCGTGATGataag gataagaaatgtaaatgttttgattCGAAAACAAATGAAGAAAGCAGTGAAgaaaag aaaaaagaaaaaaagaaatcttCATCGAACTCATCATCTagtgaaaatgataaaaaggATAAGAAAGATTCG aataagaaatgtaaatgcTCCGATTCAAAAACTAAAGGAGAAAACCGTGATAAtgag ggCAAGCAATGTACATGCTTTGATTCGAAAACAAATGAAGAAAGCCGTGAAgaaaag aaaaaagaaaaaaagaaatcttCATCTGGCTCATCTTGCACTGAAACTGATAAAAAGGATAAGAAAGATTTG gataagaaatataattgctctgattcaaaaacaaaaggaGAAACCTGCGATGTTAAG aaaacagaaaaaaataaatcttcatCTAGCTCATCATTTAGTGAAACTGATAAAATGAATAAGAAAGATTCG ggTAAGAAACAAAAATGCTCTGATTCAAAAACAAACGATAAAACCCGGGATGGTGAg TGCAATAGTTCTAATTCAATTAATGAAAATGGTGAAAtgaag agtGGTAGCCGAAGTTACTCCAATTTGCAAACTGACTTAGAAAACAGTGAAAttatg aaccatcaacaaattaattattctgagTCAGAGATCGGTGAACAAGACAATGAAACGATG ttAAATGAAATAGACGAATCTTCATCTTCATTATCACATTGTGGAAGtggtaaaaatgaattaaacaaaTCG agTAACCAATATAGTGCGTATGAATCGGAAGTAAACAATGAAATTAGGCAAACGAcg aataaagaaaataacaaaTCGTCATCTTCAGTAACGTGTTATGGAAGTGGTAACGAGGGAATAAAAAAATcg aacAATCAACGTTATGATTATTCTGAGTCAGATATTAAAGAACAAGATAATGAAACGAtg tTTAATAGAGACGTGAATTCTTCATCTAAATCAACTCGTTATGGATGTGGTACAAATGAAATTAACCAATcg ggGTTAAAACGTATTAGTTCTGAATCAGAAGTAGATGAAGAATTGTCAGGATCAATGGGAATG ATGAAACAAGAAAGTATATCATCGACTTCATCATCA GGTTATAATCAACGTAACATCATGAACTCAAATTCTGCACGTGGAGAATCAAGAAACACTGTG gtaaatgatCAATCTACGTCGTCTGCATTGTACAACCAAGGAGGTGAAAATGCAATGGGAAATGcg
- the LOC114132687 gene encoding uncharacterized protein DDB_G0283697-like isoform X2 gives MSERAVFLILTISLSVAYGLDLFRVDGFYRNLEKRDNLIMSPDRIATNLIRQKNLMKRDMIEDITKKSTKPMNFEDQGFKSKSVSPLVKRDMMEDITKKTTKPMDFEYQGFNPKSESLLVKRDMIGDINKKTTKPMDFEDQGFNPKSVSPLVKRCNYGKINDCYESNTNVETREVEKKEEHNYSCYSSASETDESVKKDSGKECKCFDSKTNEENCEEKKKEKKKSSSCSSFSETDKKDKKDSEKKCKCSDSKSKGENRDDEKCKCSDSKTNVKTRDVEKKEKKKSSSSSSSNETDKKDKKDSNKKCKCSDSKTKGENRDDKDKKCKCFDSKTNEESSEEKKKEKKKSSSNSSSSKTDKKDKKDSDKKCKCSDSKTKGENRDDEDKKCKCSDSKTKGEDRDDKDKKCKCFDSKTNEESSEEKKKEKKKSSSNSSSSKTDKKDKKDSDKKCKCSDSKTKGENRDDEDKKCKCSDSKTKGEDRDDKDKKCKCFDSKTNEESSEEKKKEKKKSSSNSSSSKTDKKDKKDSDKKCKCSDSKTKGENRDDEDKKCKCFDSKTNGENSEEKKKEKKKSSSNSSSSETDKKDKKDSDKKCKCSDSKTKAENRDDEKCSDSKTNVKTREVEKKEKKKSSSSSSSNETDKKNKKDSNKKCKCSDSKTKGENRDDKDKKCKCFDSKTNEESSEEKKKEKKKSSSNSSSSENDKKDKKDSNKKCKCSDSKTKGENRDNEGKQCTCFDSKTNEESREEKKKEKKKSSSGSSCTETDKKDKKDLDKKYNCSDSKTKGETCDVKKTEKNKSSSSSSFSETDKMNKKDSGKKQKCSDSKTNDKTRDGECNSSNSINENGEMKSGSRSYSNLQTDLENSEIMNHQQINYSESEIGEQDNETMLNEIDESSSSLSHCGSGKNELNKSSNQYSAYESEVNNEIRQTTNKENNKSSSSVTCYGSGNEGIKKSNNQRYDYSESDIKEQDNETMFNRDVNSSSKSTRYGCGTNEINQSGLKRISSESEVDEELSGSMGMMKQESISSTSSSGYNQRNIMNSNSARGESRNTVVNDQSTSSALYNQGGENAMGNAEIKQLKYSSSSTSVSGGKKQMNQVTQKLESNQFEHNLNYNEYGNQEEEEEEINHSGCSNQ, from the exons ATGAGTGAACGTGcggtttttttgattttaactatCAGTTTAagc GTGGCTTATGGATTAGATTTGTTTAGAGTTGAtggtttttatagaaatttagaGAAAAGGGATAATCTAATAATGTCACCTGATCGTATAGCGACAAACCTTATTAGACAGAAAAATTTGATGAAACGAGATATGATAGAAGATATTACCAAAAAATCTACAAAACCCATGAATTTTGAAGATCAAGGTTTCAAATCAAAATCCGTATCACCATTAGTTAAACGAGATATGATGGAAGATATTACCAAAAAAACTACGAAACCCATGGATTTTGAATATCAAGGTTTCAATCCAAAATCCGAATCATTATTAGTTAAACGAGATATGATAGGagatattaacaaaaaaactacGAAACCCATGGATTTTGAAGATCAAGGTTTCAATCCAAAATCTGTATCACCATTAGTTAAACGATGTAATTAT GGTAAGATAAATGATTGTTATGAATCAAATACAAATGTAGAAACCCGAGAAGTTgag AAAAAAGAAGAACATAATTATTCATGTTACTCATCAGCCAGTGAAACTGATGAAAGTGTTAAGAAAGATTcg GGTAAGGAATGTAAATGCTttgattcaaaaacaaatgaagAAAATTGTGAAGAAaag aaaaaagaaaaaaagaaatcttCATCTTGCTCATCATTCAGTGAAACTGATAAAAAGGATAAGAAAGATTCG gaGAAGAAATGTAAATGCTCTGATTCAAAATCAAAAGGAGAAAACCGTGATGAtgag AAATGTAAATGCTCTGATTCAAAAACGAATGTTAAAACTCGTGATGTTgag aaaaaagaaaaaaagaaatcttCATCTAGCTCTTCATCAAACGAAACTGATAAAAAGGATAAGAAAGATTCG aataagaaatgtaaatgctctgattcaaaaacaaaaggaGAAAACCGTGATGataag gataagaaatgtaaatgttttgattCGAAAACAAATGAAGAAAGCAGTGAAgaaaag aaaaaagaaaaaaagaaatcttCATCTAATTCATCATCCagtaaaactgataaaaagGATAAGAAAGATTCG gataagaaatgtaaatgcTCCGATTCAAAAACTAAAGGAGAAAACCGTGATGAtgag GACAAGAAATGTAAATGCTctgattcaaaaacaaaaggaGAAGACCGTGATGataag gataagaaatgtaaatgttttgattCGAAAACAAATGAAGAAAGCAGTGAAgaaaag aaaaaagaaaaaaagaaatcttCATCTAATTCATCATCCagtaaaactgataaaaagGATAAGAAAGATTCG gataagaaatgtaaatgcTCCGATTCAAAAACTAAAGGAGAAAACCGTGATGAtgag GACAAGAAATGTAAATGCTctgattcaaaaacaaaaggaGAAGACCGTGATGataag gataagaaatgtaaatgttttgattCGAAAACAAATGAAGAAAGCAGTGAAgaaaag aaaaaagaaaaaaagaaatcttCATCTAATTCATCATCCagtaaaactgataaaaagGATAAGAAAGATTCG gataagaaatgtaaatgcTCCGATTCAAAAACTAAAGGAGAAAACCGTGATGAtgag GACAAGAAatgtaaatgttttgattCGAAAACAAATGGAGAAAACAGCGAAgaaaag aaaaaagaaaaaaagaaatcttCATCTAACTCATCATCTAGTGAGACTGATAAAAAGGATAAGAAAGATTCG gataagaaatgtaaatgctccgattcaaaaacaaaagcaGAAAACCGTGATGAtgag AAATGCTctgattcaaaaacaaatgttaaaaCTCGTGAAGTTGAg aaaaaagaaaaaaagaaatcttCATCTAGCTCTTCATCAAATGAAACTGATAAAAAGAATAAGAAAGATTCG aataagaaatgtaaatgctctgattcaaaaacaaaaggaGAAAACCGTGATGataag gataagaaatgtaaatgttttgattCGAAAACAAATGAAGAAAGCAGTGAAgaaaag aaaaaagaaaaaaagaaatcttCATCGAACTCATCATCTagtgaaaatgataaaaaggATAAGAAAGATTCG aataagaaatgtaaatgcTCCGATTCAAAAACTAAAGGAGAAAACCGTGATAAtgag ggCAAGCAATGTACATGCTTTGATTCGAAAACAAATGAAGAAAGCCGTGAAgaaaag aaaaaagaaaaaaagaaatcttCATCTGGCTCATCTTGCACTGAAACTGATAAAAAGGATAAGAAAGATTTG gataagaaatataattgctctgattcaaaaacaaaaggaGAAACCTGCGATGTTAAG aaaacagaaaaaaataaatcttcatCTAGCTCATCATTTAGTGAAACTGATAAAATGAATAAGAAAGATTCG ggTAAGAAACAAAAATGCTCTGATTCAAAAACAAACGATAAAACCCGGGATGGTGAg TGCAATAGTTCTAATTCAATTAATGAAAATGGTGAAAtgaag agtGGTAGCCGAAGTTACTCCAATTTGCAAACTGACTTAGAAAACAGTGAAAttatg aaccatcaacaaattaattattctgagTCAGAGATCGGTGAACAAGACAATGAAACGATG ttAAATGAAATAGACGAATCTTCATCTTCATTATCACATTGTGGAAGtggtaaaaatgaattaaacaaaTCG agTAACCAATATAGTGCGTATGAATCGGAAGTAAACAATGAAATTAGGCAAACGAcg aataaagaaaataacaaaTCGTCATCTTCAGTAACGTGTTATGGAAGTGGTAACGAGGGAATAAAAAAATcg aacAATCAACGTTATGATTATTCTGAGTCAGATATTAAAGAACAAGATAATGAAACGAtg tTTAATAGAGACGTGAATTCTTCATCTAAATCAACTCGTTATGGATGTGGTACAAATGAAATTAACCAATcg ggGTTAAAACGTATTAGTTCTGAATCAGAAGTAGATGAAGAATTGTCAGGATCAATGGGAATG ATGAAACAAGAAAGTATATCATCGACTTCATCATCA GGTTATAATCAACGTAACATCATGAACTCAAATTCTGCACGTGGAGAATCAAGAAACACTGTG gtaaatgatCAATCTACGTCGTCTGCATTGTACAACCAAGGAGGTGAAAATGCAATGGGAAATGcg